One part of the Thiothrix nivea DSM 5205 genome encodes these proteins:
- a CDS encoding BrnA antitoxin family protein: MKAEYDLSKMKPRKNPYASKLKKSVTIRLGEDVVDYFKDMAEESGVPYQSLINLYLRDCVRQHRKVDISWMSNQA, encoded by the coding sequence ATGAAAGCAGAATATGATTTGTCAAAAATGAAACCCCGTAAAAACCCCTACGCTTCAAAATTAAAGAAATCAGTCACTATACGCTTAGGTGAAGATGTCGTTGATTATTTCAAAGACATGGCTGAAGAGTCGGGCGTTCCTTATCAAAGCCTGATCAACCTTTATCTGCGTGATTGTGTCCGACAACACCGCAAAGTTGATATTTCGTGGATGTCAAATCAGGCTTAA
- the tnpA gene encoding IS66 family insertion sequence element accessory protein TnpA encodes MNPGQDGRLAYWQAQLQRFQSSGLSGVQYCEQEQLSYHGFVYWRRKLCGTAGKPPGDGKRPVLPEPSGFVTVRPAQPGTDARTGDGLELSLPNGLVIRNIHPGNVALLRRLLGQL; translated from the coding sequence ATGAATCCAGGTCAAGATGGGCGTCTGGCGTACTGGCAAGCCCAGCTCCAACGCTTCCAGTCCTCCGGCCTTTCCGGAGTCCAGTATTGTGAACAGGAACAGTTGAGTTACCACGGCTTTGTCTACTGGCGGCGCAAATTATGCGGTACGGCGGGCAAGCCGCCCGGGGATGGCAAACGCCCGGTATTGCCAGAGCCTTCCGGTTTCGTGACTGTCCGCCCGGCGCAGCCGGGGACAGACGCCCGGACGGGCGATGGCCTGGAGCTGTCCCTGCCGAATGGCCTGGTGATCAGGAATATCCACCCCGGCAATGTGGCCTTGCTGCGCCGGTTGCTGGGGCAGTTGTAA
- the tnpB gene encoding IS66 family insertion sequence element accessory protein TnpB (TnpB, as the term is used for proteins encoded by IS66 family insertion elements, is considered an accessory protein, since TnpC, encoded by a neighboring gene, is a DDE family transposase.), producing the protein MARYFRPAGEMPDIYLYRPPIDFRKAAQGLAAIVAQELGHDPFAGALYAFTNRQRTKIKCLYWEDNGFVLYYKALAEEKFHWPQTGDGGVMALTAQQINWLLDGYDISLLKGHKSCATGRCFSDLS; encoded by the coding sequence ATGGCCCGTTATTTCCGCCCCGCCGGGGAGATGCCGGACATTTACCTTTACCGCCCGCCCATTGATTTCCGCAAGGCCGCCCAGGGGCTGGCGGCGATCGTGGCGCAGGAATTGGGCCACGACCCGTTTGCCGGGGCGCTGTACGCCTTCACCAACCGCCAGCGCACGAAAATCAAATGCCTGTATTGGGAAGACAATGGCTTTGTGCTGTATTACAAAGCCCTGGCGGAAGAGAAGTTCCATTGGCCGCAAACGGGGGATGGCGGGGTGATGGCGCTGACGGCCCAGCAGATCAACTGGCTGCTGGACGGTTATGACATCAGCCTGCTCAAAGGGCATAAAAGTTGTGCTACGGGGCGCTGTTTTAGCGACTTATCCTGA
- a CDS encoding BrnT family toxin produces the protein MMQFEWDTKKSAANLKKHGISFEEARSVFYDEFAVQFYDDDHSDDEDRFLMLGLSCESKILLVCHCERDAGQTIRIISARKATKNERKLYKGSAL, from the coding sequence ATGATGCAGTTCGAGTGGGATACTAAAAAATCAGCAGCCAACCTGAAAAAGCATGGCATCTCCTTTGAGGAGGCGCGGTCAGTTTTCTATGATGAGTTTGCTGTTCAATTTTACGATGATGATCATTCTGATGATGAAGATCGTTTTTTAATGCTTGGCTTGAGCTGCGAATCCAAAATATTGCTCGTTTGTCATTGTGAGCGTGATGCTGGTCAAACCATCAGAATCATCTCCGCCCGCAAAGCCACTAAGAATGAGCGTAAGCTTTACAAAGGTAGCGCGTTATGA
- a CDS encoding IS110 family transposase produces MKNTIITIDLATSVFELAIATPQYRITQRRRLDRDAFRQFIHEQEPALLVMEACGSAHHWGRLFREWGHEALLLPAQYVRPYRRRNKTDRTDCEALLEAYRCEGIKPVAIKSIGQQELQQMHRLREQWKRTKVARMNFLRGVFREQGIPLPASDREALREANLHVGQLSSLTLYMLRPLMQELETLETHMAGLEQQLIHATRQNETVANLQTIPGIGLLTSTALVAAVGKAEQFQSARQFASWLGITPRESSSGNRRFLGSITKQGNTYLRTLLVHGARSALVAAKRQAKSGKPLGRLQEWAVKLEQRSGHNKTAVALANKLARTVWACWKSGKPYQAGYCPA; encoded by the coding sequence ATGAAAAATACCATTATCACCATCGACCTTGCCACTTCTGTTTTCGAGTTGGCGATTGCCACCCCACAATACCGCATCACCCAGCGGCGGCGGCTTGACCGCGACGCTTTCCGTCAGTTTATCCATGAACAAGAGCCAGCCCTGCTGGTGATGGAAGCCTGCGGCAGTGCCCACCATTGGGGCAGGTTATTCCGTGAATGGGGACACGAAGCCCTGTTGCTGCCCGCACAATATGTCCGCCCCTACCGCCGCCGCAACAAGACCGACCGTACCGATTGCGAAGCCCTGCTGGAAGCGTACCGCTGTGAAGGGATCAAGCCGGTGGCCATCAAAAGCATCGGGCAGCAGGAACTGCAACAGATGCACCGCTTGCGTGAACAATGGAAACGCACCAAGGTGGCACGGATGAATTTCCTGCGCGGCGTGTTCCGCGAACAGGGCATCCCGTTGCCTGCCAGTGACCGCGAAGCCTTGCGGGAAGCCAACCTTCATGTGGGGCAGTTGTCCTCACTCACCTTGTACATGCTGCGCCCGTTGATGCAGGAACTGGAAACGCTGGAAACCCATATGGCAGGACTGGAACAGCAGCTCATCCATGCCACCCGCCAGAATGAAACGGTTGCCAACCTGCAAACCATCCCCGGCATTGGGTTGCTGACCAGCACTGCCCTGGTCGCGGCGGTCGGCAAAGCCGAACAGTTCCAGTCCGCCCGCCAATTTGCCTCATGGCTGGGGATCACCCCACGCGAAAGCAGCAGTGGCAACCGCCGTTTCCTGGGCAGCATCACCAAACAAGGCAACACCTACTTGCGTACCTTGCTGGTCCACGGGGCGCGGTCGGCTTTGGTGGCTGCCAAGCGGCAGGCGAAATCCGGCAAACCCCTTGGCCGCTTGCAGGAATGGGCGGTCAAACTGGAGCAGCGCAGCGGGCATAACAAAACCGCTGTCGCACTGGCCAACAAACTGGCGCGGACCGTGTGGGCGTGCTGGAAAAGCGGCAAACCTTACCAAGCGGGGTATTGCCCAGCCTGA